In Pongo abelii isolate AG06213 chromosome X, NHGRI_mPonAbe1-v2.0_pri, whole genome shotgun sequence, one DNA window encodes the following:
- the ZCCHC13 gene encoding zinc finger CCHC domain-containing protein 13: MSSKDFFACGHSGHWARGCPRGGAGGRGGGGHGRGSQCGSTTLSYTCYCCGESSRHAKNCVLLGNICYNCGRSGHIAKDCKEPKRERHQHCYTCGRLGHLARDCDRQKEQKCYSCGKLGHIQKDCAQVKCYRCGEIGHVAINCSKASQVNCYRCGKSGHLARECPSEVTA; encoded by the coding sequence ATGAGCAGTAAGGATTTCTTCGCTTGTGGACACTCTGGCCATTGGGCTCGGGGATGCCCTAGAGGAGGAGCTGGAGGGCGAGGAGGTGGAGGCCATGGCAGAGGTTCTCAATGTGGTTCCACCACCCTATCTTACACCTGTTACTGCTGTGGTGAGTCCAGTCGTCATGCTAAGAACTGTGTCCTTCTCGGAAACATCTGCTACAACTGTGGGAGAAGCGGCCACATCGCCAAAGACTGTAAGGAACCTAAACGGGAGAGACACCAACACTGTTATACCTGCGGCAGACTAGGACATCTGGCTCGTGACTGTGATCGTCAGAAAGAGCAGAAATGCTACTCTTGCGGCAAACTTGGGCACATTCAGAAAGACTGCGCCCAGGTCAAGTGTTACCGATGCGGCGAGATTGGCCACGTGGCCATTAATTGCAGCAAGGCGAGCCAGGTCAACTGCTACCGCTGCGGCAAATCCGGACATCTAGCCAGGGAATGTCCCAGTGAGGTTACCGCTTAA